The Lewinellaceae bacterium genome has a segment encoding these proteins:
- a CDS encoding polyphosphate kinase, with protein MIKIKDLPTDPPVDLSKKDIQAETKALTKRLAELQYLLAAEKKHSVLVILQGMDGSGKDGAATKVFKYCQPSGIHTYSFKKPSEEEFAHDFLWRVHKQAPEKGIIKIFNRSHYEDILIQRVHKWITEEKVEKRMIAINAFEELLAFDNNTLILKFFLNISYEQQEIELQQRIDDPTKQWKHNDNDWKEREQWEEYMTCYQYILNESTLPWTIVPVDSRWYRDYIIAKKMVESLEALNMQFPVLKR; from the coding sequence ATGATCAAAATAAAAGACTTGCCAACAGATCCCCCGGTGGATTTAAGCAAAAAAGACATACAGGCAGAAACCAAAGCCCTCACCAAAAGACTGGCTGAATTACAATATTTGCTCGCTGCAGAGAAAAAGCATTCCGTTTTGGTCATTCTCCAGGGCATGGATGGAAGCGGTAAGGATGGAGCCGCTACCAAGGTATTCAAATATTGCCAACCTTCAGGCATCCATACTTACTCCTTCAAAAAACCTTCGGAAGAAGAATTTGCCCATGATTTCCTTTGGCGTGTACACAAACAGGCTCCTGAAAAAGGAATCATCAAGATTTTTAACCGTTCTCATTACGAGGATATTCTCATCCAGCGCGTGCATAAATGGATCACAGAAGAAAAGGTTGAAAAGCGGATGATAGCCATCAATGCTTTCGAGGAATTACTGGCTTTTGACAACAATACCCTCATCCTCAAATTTTTTCTGAATATTTCTTACGAACAGCAGGAAATTGAACTCCAGCAACGCATTGATGATCCCACCAAACAATGGAAACACAATGACAATGACTGGAAAGAAAGGGAGCAATGGGAGGAATATATGACTTGTTATCAATATATTCTCAATGAAAGCACCTTACCATGGACCATTGTTCCTGTCGATTCACGGTGGTACCGTGATTATATCATTGCCAAAAAAATGGTTGAATCCCTGGAAGCGCTCAATATGCAGTTTCCCGTTTTGAAAAGGTAA
- the trxA gene encoding thioredoxin — MAFEFTDANFQETAIDKGGVVLIDFWAAWCGPCRMIAPIVEELAEEYEGKVLIGKVDVDQNPEVAMKYGIRSIPTLLVLKNGEVVDKHIGTASKQVLAGKLESQF; from the coding sequence ATGGCTTTTGAATTCACTGATGCGAACTTTCAGGAAACCGCAATTGATAAAGGAGGCGTTGTGCTCATCGACTTTTGGGCTGCATGGTGCGGACCTTGTCGTATGATCGCTCCTATCGTAGAAGAATTGGCTGAAGAGTACGAAGGAAAAGTACTCATTGGCAAAGTTGACGTAGACCAAAATCCTGAGGTTGCCATGAAATACGGCATTCGCAGCATTCCGACGCTCCTCGTTTTAAAAAACGGAGAGGTAGTGGATAAACATATAGGCACGGCTTCCAAGCAGGTGCTCGCTGGAAAATTGGAATCACAATTCTAA
- a CDS encoding RNA-binding S4 domain-containing protein: MLTKVRIDKWLWSVRIFKSRTLSSDACKSGKVKIGGKNVKPSYMVELGEEVYVLKDGFNLHFKILELLQKRVGAPIAQTCYENLTSEEEMNKYKEWFVGKGVSEQREKGAGRPTKKERREIDDFKGDVFDF, from the coding sequence ATGTTGACAAAAGTAAGAATAGACAAATGGTTATGGAGCGTCCGGATCTTTAAATCCCGGACATTGTCCTCTGATGCCTGTAAATCCGGCAAAGTCAAAATCGGCGGCAAAAACGTTAAACCCTCTTATATGGTAGAGTTGGGCGAAGAGGTTTACGTCTTAAAAGATGGCTTCAACCTGCATTTCAAAATTCTCGAACTTCTTCAAAAAAGAGTCGGTGCACCTATCGCACAAACATGTTACGAAAATCTGACTTCTGAAGAGGAAATGAACAAGTACAAAGAATGGTTTGTCGGCAAAGGCGTAAGCGAACAAAGGGAAAAAGGCGCCGGGCGTCCGACCAAAAAGGAAAGACGCGAGATCGACGACTTTAAGGGGGATGTTTTCGATTTTTGA
- a CDS encoding DUF3810 domain-containing protein, which produces MSYLRHMTAKKIVWICLGLVSMGLKTFLSPGWIEQYYSRGFFKIVRWVIDGIFGWLPFPLLYLFVPLMIWWGIKTFRDFWKWSAPRGKKAISAFSSLAAFVFGGIFLFLLMWGFNYGRVPLEDSLGITVKPVSKEALWEELQEETAEIIRLRKMIPGVTDSALTADFLPPNLEDHLRTNLVGALHREQLPATGTVRAPFIYPKGIFLRFSSSGLYFPYTGQGQVDGGLHPLQWPYVITHEMGHGYGFGDEGTCNFLAWWACSRSADPAIAYMGRLAYWRTLAANNIAYDRDKYFAFRETLPPGIIADLDAINENLLAYPDIMPKLRYYAYDSYLKAQGIDEGIKNYNRVIMLVRGWKERRE; this is translated from the coding sequence ATGTCCTATCTTAGACATATGACAGCAAAAAAAATAGTTTGGATCTGTTTGGGCCTGGTATCTATGGGATTGAAAACCTTTCTGAGTCCTGGATGGATAGAACAGTATTATAGCCGGGGCTTTTTCAAAATCGTCCGATGGGTTATTGATGGTATTTTCGGCTGGTTGCCTTTTCCTTTGTTGTATTTATTTGTGCCCCTGATGATTTGGTGGGGCATCAAAACTTTTCGCGACTTTTGGAAATGGAGTGCTCCGCGAGGGAAAAAGGCCATTTCTGCTTTCTCTTCCTTGGCCGCATTTGTTTTTGGCGGCATTTTTTTATTCCTGCTGATGTGGGGATTCAATTACGGACGCGTGCCCCTGGAGGATAGTCTTGGCATTACCGTTAAACCAGTTAGTAAAGAAGCCCTTTGGGAGGAACTTCAAGAGGAGACCGCTGAGATCATACGCCTGAGAAAGATGATACCGGGGGTAACAGATAGCGCCCTGACCGCCGATTTCCTGCCTCCGAACCTGGAGGACCATTTGCGTACCAACCTCGTCGGGGCATTACACCGTGAACAGTTGCCGGCGACCGGGACGGTAAGGGCGCCTTTTATCTATCCCAAAGGCATCTTCCTGCGTTTCAGTTCTTCCGGGTTGTATTTTCCCTACACCGGGCAAGGCCAGGTCGATGGAGGGCTTCACCCCTTGCAATGGCCCTACGTCATTACCCACGAAATGGGACACGGCTACGGATTTGGCGATGAAGGAACCTGTAATTTTTTAGCCTGGTGGGCCTGCTCCCGTTCGGCTGATCCCGCCATTGCCTATATGGGCAGACTGGCCTATTGGCGCACGTTGGCGGCCAACAACATTGCCTACGACCGTGACAAATATTTCGCCTTTCGTGAAACGTTGCCACCGGGCATCATCGCCGATCTCGATGCCATCAATGAAAACCTGTTAGCGTATCCCGATATCATGCCAAAACTCAGGTATTATGCGTATGACTCTTATCTAAAAGCTCAGGGCATTGATGAGGGCATCAAAAATTATAACCGGGTCATTATGCTGGTGAGAGGATGGAAAGAGAGGAGGGAATGA
- a CDS encoding DUF58 domain-containing protein, producing MSLLDNIKVRSFSNLELLARQVVEGFIIGLHKSPFHGFSVEFAEHRLYNQGESTRNIDWKVYARTDKLFSKRFEEETNLRCQIVIDVSSSMYFPDPDESPESGNNKISFSALAAAALMNLLKKQRDAFGLSFFDDEVHLHTRCKVNTKHYRLLLSYLEKQLDDKTLNKGTSAANALHQIADSIHKRSLIVIFSDMFEQTQDTDKLFAALQHLRHAKHEVVLFHVVDKAKELDFDFENRPYEFIDMESGERVKLQPNQVKENYLTQIGAFKEQLKLKCLQYHIDFVEADINQGFRPILQAYLVKRSRMGA from the coding sequence ATGAGTTTACTGGATAACATTAAAGTACGCAGTTTCAGCAACCTGGAATTACTGGCACGCCAGGTGGTGGAAGGATTCATCATCGGGTTGCATAAAAGCCCTTTCCATGGTTTTTCCGTGGAATTTGCGGAACACAGGTTGTACAACCAGGGAGAATCGACCAGGAATATCGACTGGAAGGTGTATGCCCGTACCGATAAATTATTCAGCAAGCGCTTTGAAGAAGAAACCAACCTGAGATGCCAGATCGTGATCGATGTATCTTCTTCCATGTATTTCCCCGATCCGGATGAAAGCCCGGAAAGCGGCAACAACAAGATCAGTTTTTCGGCTCTGGCCGCCGCCGCTTTGATGAATTTACTCAAAAAACAAAGAGATGCTTTCGGGCTCAGCTTTTTCGATGATGAGGTGCACCTGCATACTCGTTGTAAGGTCAATACAAAACACTACAGGTTATTGTTGAGTTATCTCGAAAAACAACTCGATGACAAAACGCTGAATAAAGGCACTTCGGCAGCCAATGCCCTTCACCAGATTGCCGATAGCATTCATAAACGCTCACTCATCGTCATCTTCAGCGATATGTTTGAACAGACGCAGGATACCGATAAATTGTTTGCCGCACTGCAACATCTAAGACACGCAAAACACGAGGTGGTTCTTTTTCATGTGGTCGATAAGGCCAAGGAACTGGATTTTGACTTTGAAAACCGCCCCTACGAATTTATCGACATGGAGAGCGGTGAGCGCGTAAAACTCCAACCCAACCAGGTGAAGGAAAACTACCTGACACAAATCGGAGCGTTTAAAGAGCAACTAAAACTCAAATGCCTCCAATATCATATTGATTTCGTCGAGGCGGATATCAACCAGGGATTTCGACCCATTTTACAGGCCTATCTGGTAAAAAGAAGCCGTATGGGAGCTTAA
- a CDS encoding FAD-dependent oxidoreductase, with translation MNTRSALNREATLSKLGNETFDLAIIGGGITGAGIALDAASRGMKVALVEQKDFANGTSSKSTKLIHGGLRYLKNLEIGLVREVGHERAVVHQIAPHMVIPQKMLLPFYKKGTFGPMATSIALWVYDRLAKVHDRDRRKMLSRQQTLDKEPLLKQDGLKGSGYYAEYRADDARLTIENIKSAVDHGAICLNYVSAEKFLYGANEKISGMICRDVLADETFELKATFVVNATGPWTDKLRKKDDGSAHDKLFLSKGVHIVIAKEKLPLRQAVYFDVPDGRMIFAIPHHRATYIGTTDTKYTGDIEHVKVTREDALYLLDATNNMFPGLDLKTEDIESSWAGLRPLIYKGGKSAGELSRKDEIFISKHDLITITGGKLTGYRKMAQDVVDLVARRFEHDHQKTFREVKTKDIVLNGGPFNEQLKLEDYKKTLTERLKAAGLEGHWPDYMLENYGRQSDAILEKIPYYDRNTPEEALIRGEVWFAVIHELAQTPVDFFGHRTGRLFYDLPGIETVKNVALEDFETYFDWEEEELKNAALELDRAIQSMTDFGEKDL, from the coding sequence GAAGCAACCCTATCAAAACTCGGTAATGAAACCTTTGATCTGGCCATCATCGGCGGAGGCATCACGGGAGCCGGGATTGCCCTCGATGCAGCCTCCAGAGGCATGAAAGTGGCCCTCGTGGAACAGAAGGATTTCGCCAACGGCACCAGCAGTAAATCCACCAAACTCATCCATGGCGGACTGCGGTATCTCAAAAACCTTGAGATCGGCCTGGTCAGGGAAGTAGGCCATGAAAGGGCTGTAGTCCACCAGATAGCTCCACACATGGTCATCCCTCAGAAAATGTTGCTCCCTTTTTACAAAAAAGGTACTTTCGGTCCGATGGCCACTTCCATCGCCCTTTGGGTTTATGACCGACTGGCCAAGGTGCACGACCGGGACCGCCGCAAAATGCTGAGCCGTCAACAAACCCTTGATAAGGAGCCCTTACTGAAGCAGGACGGACTTAAAGGTTCCGGCTACTACGCTGAATACCGCGCCGATGACGCCCGGCTTACCATTGAAAATATTAAGTCCGCAGTAGATCACGGCGCTATCTGCCTCAATTATGTGTCGGCTGAAAAATTCCTTTATGGGGCTAATGAAAAGATCTCGGGCATGATCTGCAGGGACGTTTTAGCCGATGAAACTTTTGAACTTAAAGCCACTTTTGTTGTCAATGCCACGGGCCCATGGACGGATAAACTTCGTAAAAAAGACGATGGCAGTGCACATGATAAATTATTCCTCTCCAAAGGCGTGCATATTGTGATCGCCAAAGAAAAATTACCCCTCAGGCAGGCAGTTTATTTTGATGTCCCGGACGGAAGGATGATTTTCGCCATTCCACATCACCGGGCCACCTATATCGGCACTACAGACACAAAATATACCGGTGATATCGAGCATGTGAAAGTCACCCGGGAGGATGCGCTTTATCTTTTGGACGCTACCAATAATATGTTCCCCGGCCTCGACCTCAAAACGGAGGACATAGAATCCAGCTGGGCGGGATTGCGGCCTCTCATTTACAAAGGAGGGAAATCGGCGGGGGAATTATCACGCAAGGATGAAATTTTCATTTCCAAACATGACCTCATCACCATCACCGGTGGAAAACTGACCGGCTACCGAAAAATGGCCCAAGATGTGGTGGACCTGGTCGCCCGACGTTTTGAGCATGACCATCAAAAGACATTCAGGGAAGTAAAAACCAAGGACATTGTCCTAAATGGTGGCCCTTTTAATGAGCAGCTGAAGCTGGAGGATTATAAAAAGACCTTGACCGAAAGGCTCAAAGCCGCGGGGCTGGAAGGGCATTGGCCGGATTATATGCTGGAGAACTACGGCCGTCAAAGCGATGCCATTCTGGAAAAGATTCCCTATTATGACCGGAATACTCCGGAAGAAGCCCTGATCCGCGGGGAAGTCTGGTTTGCCGTCATTCACGAACTTGCCCAAACGCCTGTTGATTTTTTCGGACATCGCACCGGGCGGTTGTTTTATGATTTACCGGGAATTGAGACGGTGAAAAATGTAGCCCTGGAGGATTTTGAAACCTACTTTGACTGGGAGGAAGAAGAATTGAAAAATGCAGCACTGGAGCTGGATCGGGCCATTCAATCGATGACCGACTTTGGAGAAAAGGATCTTTGA